A segment of the Bacillus sp. es.034 genome:
CAAGTTCGCTGATTCTACTGGTCCGAATTCCATTATGGATGCTGTAAGGGGACCGAACATCAGTCCCATAAAGATCAAGCCAAGAACGATTAGATGATGAACCTTCATTTTCCCCTCACTATATGGCTGTATCAAGACAATCAAATATAGCTCGAGCAGTCCGCTCAATACATAAATCATTCCTTTTATGATCGGCTCATATCCGTTGCTCATGATTGGAAACAATAAGCTTGGATCCTTTAAATTCGTATTTGTAATCGCAATGAAAAAACCGAAGATCATGACAAGGGGTAACAATATCCCGCTGGCGATTGCCATGTGTTTAATCCCGGCCCAAGTGATCAGGAAACAAATGATAAAAATACCTCCCCAAATAATGAAAGAAGGCACATCCGCCAGGAAATAAGCACTTAGCCATAGTATTAAATCAACAAAGGTTATGTATGCACTTGAGAGTAAAAATAAGCCGATGGGTAGAGAAAATAATAAGACTGCCCATCTCGGCCATTTCTGTTGAAGCAAATGAAAGAAGCCTTCCTTAGGGGAGTGCTTGATGATGTAAAAGATTAGAAACGTCATGAGAAGGAGTATGGGATAGGCGGCAAGGATGCTGACCCACCCATCCCGCCCGGCTGCCTGAAAGATACTCGGAATCAACATGACGTGATTTAATAAGCCTGTTGAGAGGATCAACAGCAACAGTAACTGTCTCGGGATTAAGATCTGACGAATATTCTTCATTTGAACTCTCCACTTGATTAGTCGTTTTCCTCTATTTATGTCCCAGTTACCGTGTTTAAAAACATCATAAAGGGATCGACTAATTAAATTTCATATAAAAAAGGTCAAGGATGAAGATCCTTGACCTTTTTCTTGAGTGGTCCTACGCTAAAAACCGGAATTCCGTCCTGCTTCCATTCTGTGATGAAATGACTTCCAGGCGTGCATCGATTCTCTCTTTCAGCTCTGGAACATGCGATATCAATCCTACTAATCGCCCGCTGCT
Coding sequences within it:
- a CDS encoding endospore germination permease, which encodes MKNIRQILIPRQLLLLLILSTGLLNHVMLIPSIFQAAGRDGWVSILAAYPILLLMTFLIFYIIKHSPKEGFFHLLQQKWPRWAVLLFSLPIGLFLLSSAYITFVDLILWLSAYFLADVPSFIIWGGIFIICFLITWAGIKHMAIASGILLPLVMIFGFFIAITNTNLKDPSLLFPIMSNGYEPIIKGMIYVLSGLLELYLIVLIQPYSEGKMKVHHLIVLGLIFMGLMFGPLTASIMEFGPVESANLRYPAYEQWRILSIGEFITHLDFFALYQWLSGALIRISLFMFLLGALLIKKKDQHRISLKILIPIFIIFFGLSLFKIDTYDFYMFLFNIFFPLTVILFMGQIIVSAIILRLVK